A portion of the Shewanella sp. SNU WT4 genome contains these proteins:
- a CDS encoding TonB-dependent receptor: MKATQLAVLLGLLLNGQVVASNNDVEHILVLGRSDADIMAMAANVQVIGELAIANSGATNLIDLLRGVNGIQISDNNTQATIAMRGFTGSQASNNTLILLDGRRLNNIDIAAPALRAIPLSLVESIEVLSGSAGVLYGDQAVGGVINIITRKPENNGANVQLGGGSFESYQGQGDVYGRFNQDWSYYGSASLHSSDNYRAHNDSDTGSGLARINYDDTKSSFYAEASYFDNKVQSPGALTAAQFAADPRQASSPDSKDYQHDMTNAWRLGASHQLNSVWTLVADADYSDSLVTSVNWGSAGRNERSLFSIMPKVLANFATDRGPMTMIVGGDFTRGTSEFSFGRENTQSVSSGYVQATVPLNSSLSYVVGGRYAEARDHLFDNNVYPGGVELSQDATAFELGLNYRPSNDVRWYIRMDDNFRFAKVDEQAYTPKGVTGLKPQTGRSYETGVDWAYSALNLSLNLYRLDLEDEIIFDSNPELTPEGGAFNGANINAEASRRYGVNTSATWQLPQDFELIGEYQYIDAKLTEGVNQNKRLSWVAPHTGRVQLSQTLGEHWQWQVEGVFTSSRFVEGDSANVDSKLPSYGLMNLAANYYLDDWSLSMRIDNVLDKQYVASSYYSAYGNGYYSGTGRNLQLTLQYQF, encoded by the coding sequence ATGAAAGCGACTCAACTCGCGGTTTTACTTGGGCTGTTATTAAATGGTCAAGTGGTTGCGAGCAATAACGATGTAGAACATATCTTAGTCTTAGGTCGCAGCGATGCCGACATTATGGCCATGGCTGCTAATGTGCAAGTCATAGGTGAGCTCGCTATAGCCAATAGCGGTGCCACCAATCTAATTGACTTACTGCGCGGCGTAAACGGCATCCAAATCTCGGATAATAATACCCAAGCGACGATTGCTATGCGCGGCTTTACAGGCTCGCAAGCGTCCAATAACACCCTAATTTTACTTGATGGTCGCAGACTCAATAATATTGATATTGCGGCGCCTGCGCTGCGCGCCATTCCCTTAAGTTTAGTTGAAAGCATTGAAGTCTTATCGGGTAGTGCTGGCGTATTATATGGCGACCAAGCGGTAGGCGGGGTGATTAATATCATTACTCGTAAACCTGAAAATAACGGCGCTAATGTGCAATTAGGCGGCGGCAGTTTTGAAAGTTATCAAGGCCAAGGCGACGTTTATGGCCGCTTTAATCAAGACTGGAGTTATTACGGTTCTGCCAGTTTACATAGCTCAGATAATTATCGCGCCCACAATGATTCCGACACCGGCTCAGGGTTAGCGCGCATTAATTATGATGATACTAAGAGCAGTTTTTACGCTGAGGCGAGTTATTTTGATAATAAAGTACAATCTCCAGGCGCGTTAACCGCCGCGCAATTTGCCGCCGACCCAAGGCAAGCGTCTAGTCCTGACAGTAAAGACTATCAGCATGATATGACCAATGCTTGGCGTCTTGGCGCTAGTCATCAGCTTAATTCTGTGTGGACCCTAGTGGCTGATGCCGATTATAGCGATAGCTTAGTGACCTCTGTGAACTGGGGCAGCGCTGGGCGCAATGAGCGCAGCCTTTTTAGTATCATGCCTAAGGTGTTAGCGAACTTTGCGACCGACCGCGGCCCTATGACCATGATAGTTGGCGGTGATTTTACCCGCGGCACTTCAGAATTTAGTTTTGGGCGTGAAAATACCCAAAGCGTGAGCAGTGGCTATGTGCAGGCCACTGTGCCATTAAACTCAAGCCTAAGTTACGTGGTGGGTGGCCGCTACGCTGAAGCGCGCGATCATTTGTTTGATAATAACGTATACCCAGGTGGGGTTGAGTTATCACAAGATGCGACCGCTTTTGAATTGGGGTTAAATTATCGTCCAAGCAATGATGTGCGTTGGTACATTCGCATGGATGATAACTTTCGCTTTGCCAAAGTGGATGAGCAAGCTTACACCCCTAAAGGTGTGACTGGGCTTAAACCACAAACTGGGCGTTCTTATGAAACTGGAGTGGACTGGGCGTATTCCGCGCTTAATTTAAGCCTTAACCTTTATCGCTTAGATTTAGAAGATGAAATTATCTTTGATAGTAATCCCGAATTAACCCCAGAAGGCGGCGCCTTTAATGGCGCCAATATTAATGCTGAAGCATCGCGGCGCTATGGCGTTAATACCTCAGCGACGTGGCAATTACCGCAAGACTTTGAGCTGATTGGTGAGTATCAATATATAGATGCTAAGTTAACCGAAGGGGTTAACCAAAATAAGCGTTTATCCTGGGTGGCACCGCACACAGGGCGAGTGCAACTGAGCCAAACACTTGGTGAGCATTGGCAGTGGCAAGTTGAAGGGGTGTTCACATCATCACGCTTTGTGGAAGGTGATAGTGCCAATGTCGATAGTAAATTGCCATCTTACGGGTTAATGAATCTGGCGGCGAATTATTATCTCGATGATTGGAGCTTGAGCATGCGCATTGATAACGTATTGGATAAGCAATATGTGGCTTCTAGTTATTACAGTGCATACGGCAATGGCTATTATTCTGGTACGGGTCGCAATCTGCAATTGACCCTGCAATATCAGTTTTAA
- a CDS encoding IS1634 family transposase, whose product MPTPAIAIRNLDHLGLVAALCQELGIARMIDAVLPKTPPYKVSHGEALVAMILNGLGFHSSTLHMFPQFFANKPVERLIGPGICADDLNDDVLGRCLDALFEADVSTLYQVMAEQVVERLELKSTAVHLDITSFHVDGAYDQTDGEKLGKLQLVRGYSRDHRPELNQVILELICENQAGLPIYMQALSGNSNDTKAFAQTVRRHLSSLKAAQESRYLVGDAALYCADTLQLLAQQQQLFVTRVPVTLNEAKRAVATIGTQSLVALGNGYHGCWQSANYADVAQRWLLVRSEQASHREQQTLAKNLLKDSTRELKAFNKLCAQRFACEADAQAELARFAASLNLLQLEAEVVSEPLYAGRGRPQKGEVPVSYQFHIKGLAASSLARVAEARNQTGVFILATNDHSETLTMVELLAIYKAQQNVERGFRFLKSPEFLTSSLYLKKPERIEALLMVMTSSLMIYAALEHRIRQGLVEQNRSVADMKKKPTQKPTARWIFLRFGGVHEYQLGEAPPQVTGLTVDQQIILDVLGERYRQIYS is encoded by the coding sequence ATGCCCACTCCCGCTATCGCTATTCGTAACCTCGACCACCTTGGTTTGGTGGCTGCACTTTGCCAAGAACTCGGCATTGCTCGCATGATTGATGCGGTGCTCCCCAAAACGCCGCCCTACAAAGTTTCACATGGTGAAGCGTTGGTGGCGATGATACTGAATGGTCTTGGCTTTCATAGTTCGACCTTGCACATGTTCCCGCAATTCTTTGCCAACAAGCCTGTAGAGCGTCTGATTGGCCCGGGGATCTGTGCCGATGACCTCAATGATGACGTGCTCGGCCGCTGCCTTGATGCCCTCTTTGAGGCCGATGTCAGCACGCTTTATCAGGTGATGGCGGAACAGGTCGTAGAGCGATTGGAGCTCAAAAGTACGGCAGTGCACCTCGATATCACCAGCTTCCACGTCGATGGCGCCTATGACCAAACCGATGGCGAAAAGCTCGGTAAGTTGCAATTGGTACGTGGCTATAGCCGCGACCATCGGCCCGAGCTGAACCAGGTTATCCTAGAACTTATCTGCGAAAATCAGGCCGGCCTGCCCATCTACATGCAGGCCTTGAGTGGTAATAGTAATGATACCAAGGCCTTTGCCCAGACCGTACGGCGCCACTTGAGCAGTCTCAAGGCCGCGCAGGAGAGTCGTTACCTGGTCGGCGATGCGGCGCTGTATTGCGCTGATACCTTGCAACTACTGGCTCAACAGCAACAGTTGTTCGTGACTCGAGTGCCTGTCACACTCAATGAGGCCAAGCGGGCCGTGGCAACCATTGGCACCCAGTCGCTGGTCGCGCTGGGCAATGGCTATCATGGCTGTTGGCAAAGCGCCAATTATGCCGACGTCGCGCAGCGTTGGTTGCTGGTGCGCAGCGAACAGGCTAGCCACCGTGAGCAGCAAACATTAGCCAAAAATCTACTTAAAGACAGCACGCGTGAGCTGAAAGCCTTCAACAAATTATGTGCCCAGCGTTTTGCCTGCGAGGCCGATGCGCAGGCTGAATTAGCCCGTTTTGCTGCCAGCTTAAATCTGCTGCAACTGGAAGCAGAGGTCGTGAGTGAACCTCTCTATGCTGGGCGCGGAAGGCCGCAAAAGGGTGAAGTGCCGGTGAGCTACCAATTTCACATCAAGGGGTTAGCCGCAAGTAGCTTGGCGCGGGTAGCAGAAGCGCGCAACCAGACAGGGGTGTTCATCCTCGCGACCAATGATCACAGTGAAACGCTCACCATGGTTGAGCTGTTGGCAATTTATAAAGCCCAGCAAAACGTCGAGCGTGGGTTTCGCTTTCTGAAAAGTCCCGAATTTTTAACCTCCTCGTTGTATCTTAAAAAACCGGAACGTATCGAAGCATTGCTGATGGTGATGACCAGTAGCCTGATGATTTATGCGGCGCTAGAGCACCGGATCCGGCAGGGTTTAGTAGAGCAGAATCGCAGTGTGGCGGACATGAAAAAGAAACCCACGCAAAAACCGACAGCGCGGTGGATTTTTTTACGCTTTGGCGGGGTACACGAATACCAGTTGGGAGAAGCGCCACCTCAAGTTACGGGACTCACGGTGGACCAACAGATCATTCTCGACGTGCTAGGCGAACGCTATCGACAAATTTATTCCTAA
- a CDS encoding iron-containing alcohol dehydrogenase — MVRGSLFGGGLTALYDIDHARTLAIILPALLTVTQTAKREKLLQYAERVWQIRDGSEQQKITQAIANTRAFFETMGLPTRLAAYDLSQAAIDNVLAQLEQHGMVALGEHEDIDLIKSREILTLAL, encoded by the coding sequence TTGGTTAGAGGCAGCTTATTTGGCGGCGGGTTAACCGCGCTGTATGATATCGACCATGCCCGCACTTTAGCCATTATTCTGCCGGCATTGCTGACAGTGACGCAAACAGCAAAACGCGAGAAGCTACTGCAATATGCCGAGCGCGTATGGCAGATTCGTGATGGCAGTGAGCAGCAAAAAATCACCCAAGCTATCGCTAATACTCGCGCCTTTTTTGAAACCATGGGGTTACCTACGCGTTTAGCTGCTTATGATTTATCTCAAGCAGCAATCGATAACGTGTTAGCTCAGTTAGAGCAGCACGGCATGGTGGCCTTAGGTGAGCATGAAGATATCGATTTGATTAAGAGCCGTGAAATTTTAACCTTAGCCTTATAA